In Eupeodes corollae chromosome 3, idEupCoro1.1, whole genome shotgun sequence, a single genomic region encodes these proteins:
- the LOC129949279 gene encoding uncharacterized protein LOC129949279 isoform X1, producing the protein MIQLFLVYALAVGSITAAPQFFDFNNGGVGVNFAGYSARAGLGGLLTGNAADGGLSASAGTPFGQRAAAGLGGSVNGNAAGVAYAGAQANDDVGASAAIGGSTGSQKSGFLGAESHSNGGGNSVTKTLIQDSTPELTVPTTIQKVTTVQKIKPPKKYIATQANIESKKVVVNAPETVTVVKTYNRPGKHFIKKISRPSARRVGLFKQISFAPVVSQRFGGEEQQVNVVNPTTYKTVTKVNYPVVTKEVNYNPLQYLNIPIGILRSLQESLQPVVYSKQVSVQG; encoded by the exons ttctttGACTTTAACAATGGTGGCGTTGGTGTCAATTTTGCTGGATATTCAGCTAGAGCTGGACTTGGTGGTCTCTTAACTGGAAATGCAGCTGATGGTGGTCTTAGTGCTTCAGCTGGAACACCATTTGGACAGAGGGCTGCTGCCGGACTAGGTGGCTCTGTAAACG gaAACGCTGCTGGCGTAGCTTATGCTGGAGCCCAAGCTAATGACGATGTTGGTGCTAGTGCTGCTATCGGTGGTTCAACTGGTTCTCAAAAATCAGGCTTCCTTGGTGCTGAATCTCATTCAAATGGTGGTGGTAATTCAGTTACAAAAACTCTAATTCAAGACTCAACACCAGAATTAACAGTCCCAACAACAATTCAGAAGGTAACAactgttcaaaaaattaaaccaccAAAGAAATACATCGCAACACAAGCTAATATTGAAAGT aaaaaagttGTTGTTAACGCACCTGAAACAGTGACTGTGGTCAAGACTTACAACCGCCctggtaaacattttattaagaaaatatcaaGACCATCAGCAAGACGTGTTGGTTTATTTAAACAGATTTCTTTTGCACCAGTCGTTAGTCAG agattTGGTGGTGAGGAACAACAAGTAAATGTTGTTAACCCAACAACTTACAAGACCGTAACAAAAGTCAATTATCCTGTTGTCACCAAGGAAGTAAATTACAATCCTCTACAATACTTGAAC atCCCAATTGGAATTTTGAGATCACTTCAAGAAAGCTTACAACCAGTTGTGTATTCAAAACAAGTTTCAGTCCAAGGTTAA
- the LOC129949279 gene encoding uncharacterized protein LOC129949279 isoform X2: MIQLFLVYALAVGSITAAPQFFDFNNGGVGVNFAGYSARAGLGGLLTGNAADGGLSASAGTPFGQRAAAGLGGSVNGNAAGVAYAGAQANDDVGASAAIGGSTGSQKSGFLGAESHSNGGGNSVTKTLIQDSTPELTVPTTIQKKKVVVNAPETVTVVKTYNRPGKHFIKKISRPSARRVGLFKQISFAPVVSQRFGGEEQQVNVVNPTTYKTVTKVNYPVVTKEVNYNPLQYLNIPIGILRSLQESLQPVVYSKQVSVQG, translated from the exons ttctttGACTTTAACAATGGTGGCGTTGGTGTCAATTTTGCTGGATATTCAGCTAGAGCTGGACTTGGTGGTCTCTTAACTGGAAATGCAGCTGATGGTGGTCTTAGTGCTTCAGCTGGAACACCATTTGGACAGAGGGCTGCTGCCGGACTAGGTGGCTCTGTAAACG gaAACGCTGCTGGCGTAGCTTATGCTGGAGCCCAAGCTAATGACGATGTTGGTGCTAGTGCTGCTATCGGTGGTTCAACTGGTTCTCAAAAATCAGGCTTCCTTGGTGCTGAATCTCATTCAAATGGTGGTGGTAATTCAGTTACAAAAACTCTAATTCAAGACTCAACACCAGAATTAACAGTCCCAACAACAATTCAGAAG aaaaaagttGTTGTTAACGCACCTGAAACAGTGACTGTGGTCAAGACTTACAACCGCCctggtaaacattttattaagaaaatatcaaGACCATCAGCAAGACGTGTTGGTTTATTTAAACAGATTTCTTTTGCACCAGTCGTTAGTCAG agattTGGTGGTGAGGAACAACAAGTAAATGTTGTTAACCCAACAACTTACAAGACCGTAACAAAAGTCAATTATCCTGTTGTCACCAAGGAAGTAAATTACAATCCTCTACAATACTTGAAC atCCCAATTGGAATTTTGAGATCACTTCAAGAAAGCTTACAACCAGTTGTGTATTCAAAACAAGTTTCAGTCCAAGGTTAA
- the LOC129949279 gene encoding uncharacterized protein LOC129949279 isoform X3: MIQLFLVYALAVGSITAAPQFFDFNNGGVGVNFAGYSARAGLGGLLTGNAADGGLSASAGTPFGQRAAAGLGGSVNGNAAGVAYAGAQANDDVGASAAIGGSTGSQKSGFLGAESHSNGGGNSVTKTLIQDSTPELTVPTTIQKVTTVQKIKPPKKYIATQANIESRFGGEEQQVNVVNPTTYKTVTKVNYPVVTKEVNYNPLQYLNIPIGILRSLQESLQPVVYSKQVSVQG; encoded by the exons ttctttGACTTTAACAATGGTGGCGTTGGTGTCAATTTTGCTGGATATTCAGCTAGAGCTGGACTTGGTGGTCTCTTAACTGGAAATGCAGCTGATGGTGGTCTTAGTGCTTCAGCTGGAACACCATTTGGACAGAGGGCTGCTGCCGGACTAGGTGGCTCTGTAAACG gaAACGCTGCTGGCGTAGCTTATGCTGGAGCCCAAGCTAATGACGATGTTGGTGCTAGTGCTGCTATCGGTGGTTCAACTGGTTCTCAAAAATCAGGCTTCCTTGGTGCTGAATCTCATTCAAATGGTGGTGGTAATTCAGTTACAAAAACTCTAATTCAAGACTCAACACCAGAATTAACAGTCCCAACAACAATTCAGAAGGTAACAactgttcaaaaaattaaaccaccAAAGAAATACATCGCAACACAAGCTAATATTGAAAGT agattTGGTGGTGAGGAACAACAAGTAAATGTTGTTAACCCAACAACTTACAAGACCGTAACAAAAGTCAATTATCCTGTTGTCACCAAGGAAGTAAATTACAATCCTCTACAATACTTGAAC atCCCAATTGGAATTTTGAGATCACTTCAAGAAAGCTTACAACCAGTTGTGTATTCAAAACAAGTTTCAGTCCAAGGTTAA